A section of the Campylobacter porcelli genome encodes:
- a CDS encoding molybdopterin-guanine dinucleotide biosynthesis protein B yields the protein MKRLAVAFSGASGSGKTTLISKVAKELISRGFKVAITKHDPGDKAKFDYPGKDSYIYSSIGADVAVVSPNRTSIFLKSGLFGGSDRINSQLHKDKNEKFEPNLDNFGSELEILAAYFGEFDYLLIEGLKSLKLPRITIFRDEVIDDFIPFSDAFATNIAEFSADGDKFGLDDIDDIIKWIDKNAKRV from the coding sequence ATTAAAAGATTAGCTGTAGCCTTCAGTGGGGCTAGTGGAAGTGGCAAGACAACGCTCATATCTAAGGTGGCAAAGGAGCTTATATCTCGTGGATTTAAAGTAGCAATAACCAAGCACGATCCAGGCGATAAGGCGAAATTTGATTATCCTGGCAAGGATAGCTATATCTATAGTAGCATTGGTGCAGATGTAGCAGTAGTAAGCCCAAATAGAACATCGATTTTTTTAAAAAGTGGGCTTTTTGGCGGTAGTGATAGGATAAATTCGCAATTACACAAAGATAAAAATGAGAAATTTGAGCCAAATTTAGATAATTTTGGTAGTGAATTAGAGATTTTGGCGGCTTACTTTGGTGAGTTTGACTATTTGTTAATTGAGGGGTTAAAGAGCTTAAAACTTCCTAGAATTACGATTTTTAGAGATGAGGTTATAGATGATTTTATTCCATTTAGTGATGCATTTGCGACTAATATAGCAGAGTTTAGTGCTGATGGGGATAAATTTGGTCTTGATGATATAGATGATATTATAAAATGGATAGATAAAAACGCAAAAAGGGTATAA
- the dapE gene encoding succinyl-diaminopimelate desuccinylase, translated as MEVIKLLKELLKFRSITPDDDGAMSYIERYMSGFEAKLLEINGVKNLILTKKFGDGVNLCFGGHIDVVPPGDGWSSDPFKPVDKDGYIYARGAQDMKSGVAAMLQACKDSKNFNGTLSLIITSDEEGDGIYGTKEALRYLKDNNALPDFAIVAEPTSTNEIGDMIKIGRRGSINGVITIKGVQGHAAYPSKCVNPIHQVSQILPKFAGYDMDAGSRYFDPSKIVITDIRGGMEVCNVTPSELKIMFNIRNSDQTSYEDVKGYCDEIFNGLRYELSLKESSKPFLTDDNSKIAINLKNSIERVCGISPELSTTGGTSDARYFAAFGIPVVECGVVNDRIHAVDERVSVSEIKKLYEIFSDLILHFK; from the coding sequence ATGGAAGTTATAAAGCTTTTAAAAGAGTTGCTTAAATTTAGGAGTATCACGCCAGATGATGATGGTGCGATGAGCTATATTGAGCGATATATGAGTGGGTTTGAAGCTAAGCTTTTAGAGATTAATGGGGTAAAAAATCTCATTCTTACTAAAAAATTTGGCGATGGGGTAAATTTATGCTTTGGGGGTCATATAGATGTAGTTCCGCCAGGAGATGGGTGGAGTAGCGATCCATTTAAGCCAGTTGATAAAGATGGATATATTTACGCTCGTGGCGCTCAAGATATGAAAAGCGGAGTAGCAGCTATGCTACAAGCTTGTAAGGATAGTAAGAATTTTAATGGAACTTTAAGCTTGATTATAACAAGCGATGAAGAGGGCGATGGAATTTATGGGACTAAAGAGGCGTTAAGATATTTAAAAGATAATAATGCTTTGCCAGATTTTGCTATAGTAGCTGAGCCTACATCTACTAATGAGATTGGCGATATGATAAAGATAGGTCGCCGTGGCTCTATCAATGGTGTTATCACTATTAAGGGCGTCCAAGGCCACGCAGCCTATCCATCTAAATGCGTAAATCCAATCCATCAAGTAAGCCAAATTTTGCCTAAATTTGCTGGATATGATATGGATGCTGGAAGTAGATATTTTGACCCTTCAAAGATAGTAATCACTGATATTAGAGGTGGTATGGAGGTATGTAATGTAACTCCAAGTGAGCTTAAAATAATGTTTAATATCAGAAATTCAGACCAAACTAGCTATGAAGATGTAAAGGGGTATTGTGATGAAATCTTTAACGGACTTAGATATGAGCTAAGCCTAAAAGAGAGCTCAAAGCCATTTTTAACTGATGATAACTCTAAGATTGCTATAAATTTAAAAAATAGCATTGAGAGAGTTTGCGGGATAAGCCCTGAGCTTAGCACTACTGGCGGGACAAGCGATGCTAGATATTTTGCTGCTTTTGGCATTCCTGTGGTGGAGTGTGGAGTTGTAAATGATAGAATTCACGCAGTAGATGAGAGAGTAAGCGTAAGTGAAATAAAGAAGCTTTATGAGATTTTTAGCGATTTGATTTTACATTTTAAATGA
- a CDS encoding LysE family translocator: MTENIQGFIQGAILGFGAAVPIGPVSILIMSYALVKFRLGLGVGLGAMAADIIYLFAISFGVLKFSQNELLTQILAIFGAIFLLYIAYLTLIGAKRLISQKQGLDGSFWSCFIKGAFMNIVNPYIIGFWVSVSGVVAVLPSAMMGIAGLFVAIFVWVVFLSFIVSRSRKFISQKAQIAFAYISAILMAGFAIILIFNTFLKG, translated from the coding sequence ATGACAGAAAATATCCAAGGATTTATACAAGGGGCTATATTAGGCTTTGGTGCGGCGGTGCCTATTGGGCCTGTGAGTATTTTGATTATGAGTTATGCTTTGGTTAAATTTCGCCTTGGTTTAGGAGTGGGGCTTGGAGCGATGGCTGCGGATATTATATATTTGTTTGCTATTAGCTTTGGCGTTTTGAAATTTAGTCAAAATGAGCTACTAACGCAAATTCTAGCTATTTTTGGGGCGATTTTTTTATTATATATTGCGTATTTGACCTTGATTGGGGCTAAAAGATTGATTAGTCAAAAGCAGGGCTTAGATGGCTCATTTTGGAGCTGTTTTATCAAAGGTGCGTTTATGAATATTGTAAATCCATATATAATTGGCTTTTGGGTTTCAGTTAGTGGTGTTGTGGCGGTTTTGCCTAGTGCTATGATGGGTATTGCTGGGCTTTTTGTAGCTATTTTTGTTTGGGTGGTTTTCTTATCATTTATAGTTAGTCGCTCACGCAAATTTATAAGCCAAAAAGCTCAAATAGCATTTGCTTATATCTCAGCAATTTTGATGGCTGGATTTGCTATTATTCTTATATTTAATACATTTTTAAAGGGTTAA
- a CDS encoding endonuclease MutS2, with protein sequence MEELFEKLDLTEYLSAYNGFLARPKPLFISGDSKANYEKIEEISQLNLKSPKEVANLDEALMRISKQAILHISEIYEFSKIIEYFNYLKSQNFAPKMRGYLDKIEIPSSIDKICEYFDENGEFKESIDERLISINEAYKNKKQQIDESLKRLIYTKSISPYLVDTQIHYVNSNEALLVRGGFNHALKGAVIARSSSGYFYILPDIVSKLKSEQSDLLDKKEEILFEYAKAISAIFNKNLPFLKFINSAFDYVDSLIARVSFAKSRDYSFILANSSKDIILSEFAHPALKNPKRVSVDFRGKILLITGVNAGGKSMLLKSIMSAAMLAKYLLPMSINSAKSSIGSFKEFQAIIEDPQNSKNDISTFAGRMLGFAKVLSKKQILIGVDEIELGTDFEEAASLYSVLLQTMMKNDIKMVITTHHKRLAMLLAKNSEVELIAALYDETNSRPKYEFLKGIIGKSYAFETASRYGIPANIVASAKSAYGDDKENLNEMISKAINLELELKLKLKSTEEKELRLDELLNEAKEAKIRADETLRARLSSLENEFYKAINEAKRGINLKDIKDKQRSLNSANSIAKAIQKPEIISQPLELKVGDRVKYDKIKGVVLSLSKNHAIIDSNGVSFRVPISLLKLTNQPLNNPKSVNISLSSPKSASVMIDLHGLRSDEATDRLDKFISDALIAGFDEVLIKHGIGTGKLAYAVKEFLKSHPSVKAFRDGTPSEGGFGSKVVKL encoded by the coding sequence ATGGAAGAGCTATTTGAAAAGTTAGATTTAACCGAGTATTTGAGTGCGTATAATGGATTTTTAGCTAGACCTAAGCCGCTTTTTATCAGTGGCGATAGTAAGGCAAATTATGAGAAAATAGAGGAGATTTCCCAGCTTAATCTAAAGAGTCCAAAAGAGGTAGCAAATTTAGATGAAGCGCTAATGCGAATATCCAAACAAGCTATTTTACACATTAGCGAGATATATGAATTTAGCAAGATTATAGAGTATTTTAACTATCTAAAATCTCAAAATTTTGCTCCTAAGATGCGTGGTTATTTAGATAAGATTGAAATTCCATCTAGCATTGATAAAATTTGTGAGTATTTTGATGAAAATGGGGAATTTAAAGAGAGCATTGATGAGCGTTTAATATCGATAAATGAGGCCTACAAAAATAAAAAACAGCAAATAGATGAGAGTTTAAAAAGGCTAATTTATACAAAAAGCATAAGCCCATATCTAGTAGATACGCAAATTCACTATGTAAATTCAAATGAGGCTCTTTTAGTTCGTGGTGGATTTAACCACGCTTTAAAAGGTGCGGTAATAGCTAGAAGTAGTAGTGGATACTTCTATATTTTGCCTGATATTGTAAGCAAATTAAAGAGCGAACAGAGCGATTTATTAGATAAAAAAGAGGAAATTTTATTTGAATATGCTAAGGCAATTAGTGCGATTTTTAATAAAAATTTGCCATTTTTAAAATTTATAAATTCAGCCTTTGATTATGTAGACAGCTTGATTGCTAGGGTGAGCTTTGCTAAGAGTAGGGATTATAGCTTTATCTTAGCTAACTCTAGTAAAGATATAATTTTAAGCGAATTTGCCCATCCAGCGCTTAAAAATCCAAAGCGAGTAAGCGTGGATTTTCGTGGGAAAATTCTCTTAATCACTGGGGTTAATGCTGGCGGTAAAAGTATGCTATTAAAGAGCATAATGAGTGCTGCAATGCTAGCTAAATACCTACTTCCAATGAGTATAAATAGTGCTAAATCTAGCATTGGTAGCTTTAAGGAATTTCAAGCAATAATCGAAGATCCGCAAAATTCTAAAAATGATATATCAACTTTTGCTGGTAGAATGCTTGGATTTGCTAAGGTTTTATCTAAAAAACAGATATTAATTGGAGTTGATGAGATAGAGCTAGGAACGGACTTTGAAGAGGCTGCTAGTCTATATAGTGTATTGCTTCAGACAATGATGAAAAATGATATAAAGATGGTTATCACCACTCACCACAAACGACTTGCTATGTTGCTAGCTAAAAATAGCGAAGTTGAGCTAATAGCCGCACTTTATGATGAGACAAACTCACGCCCAAAATATGAATTTTTAAAAGGCATTATAGGCAAATCTTACGCTTTTGAGACTGCTAGTAGATATGGAATTCCAGCAAATATCGTAGCTAGTGCAAAGAGTGCTTATGGCGATGATAAAGAGAATTTAAATGAGATGATTTCTAAGGCTATAAATTTAGAATTAGAGTTAAAATTAAAGCTTAAAAGCACAGAAGAAAAAGAGTTAAGATTAGATGAGTTATTAAATGAGGCTAAAGAGGCTAAAATCAGAGCTGATGAGACGCTAAGAGCTAGATTAAGCTCATTAGAAAATGAGTTTTATAAGGCTATAAATGAAGCTAAAAGAGGCATAAATCTCAAAGATATAAAAGATAAACAAAGAAGCTTAAATAGCGCAAATTCCATAGCAAAGGCTATCCAAAAGCCTGAGATTATAAGCCAGCCTTTAGAGTTAAAAGTAGGCGATAGGGTAAAATATGATAAGATTAAAGGGGTGGTTTTAAGCCTTAGTAAAAATCATGCAATTATAGATAGCAATGGGGTTAGCTTTAGAGTGCCAATATCGCTTTTAAAGCTTACAAATCAACCACTTAATAACCCAAAAAGTGTAAATATAAGCTTGTCTAGCCCTAAATCAGCTAGTGTGATGATTGACCTTCATGGTCTTAGGAGTGATGAGGCTACTGATAGATTGGATAAATTTATCTCTGATGCGTTAATAGCGGGATTTGATGAGGTTTTAATAAAGCATGGCATTGGCACAGGAAAATTAGCTTATGCGGTAAAAGAATTTCTAAAATCCCACCCAAGCGTTAAAGCTTTTAGAGATGGGACGCCAAGTGAAGGTGGGTTTGGCTCAAAGGTAGTAAAATTATGA
- a CDS encoding OsmC family protein, with protein MANCAINACTRLDPIDKAGLEALIKAGKENPDVIKTLKCRTVAEGKFRHANYIRNLPAYIVDEPPTLLGEDTAPNPSEAVLAALGSCIAVGIHANAIAQNIVITKLEVELEGDLNITAVWGTGDLSEKPLGFTDVRVNVILESNADKAKQDALIAHALKYSPVANTLLRNVNLEVK; from the coding sequence ATGGCAAATTGTGCTATAAATGCTTGCACTAGACTAGACCCAATTGATAAGGCTGGTTTAGAGGCTTTAATCAAAGCTGGAAAAGAGAATCCAGATGTTATAAAGACACTTAAATGTCGCACAGTCGCAGAGGGAAAATTCCGCCATGCAAACTATATAAGAAATCTACCTGCATATATCGTAGATGAGCCGCCAACACTTCTTGGAGAAGATACCGCACCAAATCCTAGCGAAGCTGTTTTAGCCGCTCTTGGAAGTTGTATAGCAGTAGGAATTCACGCAAATGCGATCGCTCAAAATATAGTTATCACAAAGCTTGAAGTTGAGCTTGAAGGTGATCTAAATATAACTGCTGTTTGGGGAACTGGCGATCTAAGCGAGAAGCCACTTGGATTTACAGATGTAAGAGTAAATGTGATATTAGAAAGCAACGCTGATAAGGCTAAACAAGACGCACTAATAGCACACGCTTTAAAATACTCACCGGTTGCAAATACCTTGCTTAGAAATGTAAATTTAGAAGTTAAATAA
- a CDS encoding acyl-CoA dehydrogenase family protein yields the protein MALQQLEKLAHSIDKDGIYPKELLKQIAQNGDFAVLKSRADIYQAIENIAKISNICGTSGFCMWCQFAIIYYLINSDNQELKNELLPKLYSGEILGGTALSNPMKAFAGIEKNHLSAKKVEGGYIINGTLPWVSNITEDSIFGAIAIDEDNNPVMGVIRVGKNATLKSNIKYAALEGSATKSVVIKDYFLSHSDILATNIYEYLIKITPGFIILQTGIAAGIISAALDEIEKSNKTHADINSYLNINLDELKGEFSNLLDKIKLISKDVNGIEPIEILKARLEGSLLTQKVTNAAVLFCGTKGYFEKSHVARLQREGNFVLIVTPSIKHLLKEIAQIKAGFGCIKSWRDKL from the coding sequence ATGGCACTACAACAATTAGAAAAATTAGCACACTCCATAGATAAAGATGGAATTTACCCAAAAGAGTTATTAAAGCAAATAGCTCAAAATGGCGATTTTGCCGTTTTGAAATCTAGAGCTGATATATATCAAGCTATTGAAAATATAGCTAAAATTTCAAATATTTGTGGGACAAGTGGATTTTGCATGTGGTGCCAATTTGCAATCATCTACTACTTGATAAATAGTGATAATCAAGAGCTAAAAAACGAGCTATTACCAAAGCTATATAGTGGTGAAATTTTAGGCGGTACTGCACTATCAAATCCTATGAAGGCCTTTGCTGGGATAGAGAAAAACCATCTAAGTGCTAAAAAAGTTGAAGGCGGATATATCATCAATGGCACCCTTCCTTGGGTCTCAAATATCACTGAAGATAGCATATTTGGCGCTATAGCCATAGATGAAGATAATAATCCTGTAATGGGTGTGATAAGAGTTGGTAAAAACGCCACCTTAAAATCAAATATCAAATACGCCGCACTTGAGGGCTCAGCTACTAAAAGCGTGGTTATTAAAGATTATTTTTTAAGCCATAGCGATATTTTAGCCACAAATATATATGAGTATCTAATCAAAATAACGCCAGGATTTATAATCTTACAAACAGGCATAGCCGCTGGGATAATATCAGCTGCTCTAGATGAGATAGAAAAATCAAACAAAACTCACGCCGATATAAACTCATATTTAAATATAAATTTAGATGAGCTAAAGGGCGAATTTAGCAATCTTTTAGATAAAATTAAGCTTATATCAAAAGATGTAAATGGTATAGAGCCAATTGAAATTTTAAAAGCAAGGCTTGAAGGCTCACTTCTAACTCAAAAGGTCACAAATGCGGCGGTCCTGTTTTGCGGGACTAAGGGGTATTTTGAGAAATCCCATGTAGCAAGACTTCAAAGAGAGGGCAACTTCGTTCTTATAGTAACGCCTAGCATAAAGCACCTTTTAAAAGAGATAGCTCAAATAAAAGCTGGTTTTGGCTGCATAAAATCATGGCGAGATAAATTATAA
- a CDS encoding ABC transporter substrate-binding protein, which yields MNRRYALGFLAGFLALSTTKSVANSKFKKGIKIGYLPICDHLIIIAKDIFSSDEFSITPIKFASWADLSEALRAGAIDAAFLLAPLGLMLKGSGVDIKAIMAAHKNGSSLVVNKSIKTIDDLKGKNIAIPSRFSSHYYILHKLLSKHNIEVNLVDMAPTEMPFALLTNRIDGYIVAEPFGQLGVQRGARNLILSKDITPDHICCLLNYSSELANSNIADQLTKAFKLAANFIEKNQKEAAIIGSKILAQDANIISKIVEENIVSYNDLRVKKEDLIALKEFLISQNLANDGLKNLDIDSYLVEQI from the coding sequence ATGAATAGAAGATACGCACTTGGATTTTTAGCTGGTTTTTTGGCTCTTAGCACCACTAAGAGTGTGGCAAATTCTAAATTTAAAAAAGGTATTAAGATAGGATATCTGCCGATTTGCGACCACTTAATCATAATTGCTAAAGATATTTTTAGCAGTGATGAGTTTAGTATAACTCCTATTAAATTTGCTAGTTGGGCTGATTTAAGCGAGGCTTTAAGGGCTGGGGCGATTGATGCGGCCTTTTTACTAGCTCCACTTGGACTTATGCTAAAGGGTAGCGGTGTGGATATAAAAGCCATTATGGCCGCTCACAAAAACGGCTCATCTTTAGTGGTAAATAAGAGCATTAAAACAATTGATGATTTAAAAGGCAAAAATATAGCGATTCCATCGAGATTTTCTAGCCACTACTATATCTTACACAAGCTTTTAAGCAAGCACAATATAGAGGTAAATTTAGTAGATATGGCACCTACTGAAATGCCTTTTGCCTTGCTGACAAATAGAATTGATGGATATATCGTCGCTGAGCCTTTTGGACAGCTTGGTGTCCAAAGAGGAGCTAGAAATTTGATATTAAGCAAGGATATTACGCCAGATCATATTTGCTGCTTACTAAACTACTCTAGTGAGTTAGCAAATTCCAATATAGCAGACCAGCTAACTAAGGCATTTAAATTAGCTGCGAATTTCATAGAAAAAAACCAAAAAGAAGCTGCCATAATAGGCTCAAAAATCCTAGCCCAAGATGCTAATATCATCAGCAAAATTGTAGAAGAAAATATAGTATCTTATAATGATTTAAGGGTTAAAAAAGAGGATTTAATAGCCTTAAAAGAGTTTTTAATATCACAAAATTTAGCTAATGATGGGCTAAAAAATCTAGATATAGATAGCTATTTGGTGGAGCAAATATGA
- a CDS encoding ABC transporter permease: MRYIYQILVLIIVILLWHFLSSDLVASPAQTIEAFRLIIANNSLQIGIIDSLYRYVLGLIFGVGFGILIGFIFGFNPKFAKAFDPLFNLLRPISPIAWVPMILIIFGIGDLPTIFIIAYSVFFPMVLLSTKAIKDVPSELIIVAKNFGASRWQILKSVIFPSSFLSLISSLRLAAALAWINLVVGEMLGAQTGLGYIIIDSRNQLRIDILIATIITIGVIGMAINAIFGYIEKVVSRKYGYDRN; the protein is encoded by the coding sequence ATGAGATATATCTATCAAATATTAGTTTTGATTATAGTGATATTGTTGTGGCATTTTTTAAGCTCAGATCTTGTCGCATCACCAGCTCAAACTATAGAGGCATTTAGGCTAATAATAGCTAATAATAGCCTTCAAATAGGGATAATCGACTCTTTATATAGATATGTTTTGGGGCTAATATTTGGTGTGGGTTTTGGTATTTTAATTGGCTTTATATTTGGGTTTAATCCCAAATTCGCTAAGGCATTTGATCCATTATTTAACCTTTTGCGTCCCATTTCTCCTATAGCGTGGGTTCCTATGATATTAATCATCTTTGGGATTGGAGATTTGCCAACTATATTTATCATAGCCTACTCTGTCTTTTTCCCTATGGTTTTGCTCTCTACAAAAGCCATTAAAGATGTTCCTAGTGAGCTGATTATAGTGGCTAAAAACTTTGGCGCATCAAGGTGGCAAATTTTAAAAAGCGTGATATTTCCATCTAGCTTTTTATCCCTTATATCTAGCCTTAGATTAGCAGCAGCTCTAGCGTGGATAAATTTAGTCGTTGGCGAAATGCTAGGGGCTCAAACTGGGCTTGGATATATCATCATAGATAGTAGAAATCAGCTTAGAATTGATATTTTAATAGCTACTATCATCACAATTGGCGTTATAGGAATGGCGATAAATGCTATATTTGGCTATATAGAAAAAGTAGTATCAAGGAAGTATGGCTATGATAGAAATTAG
- a CDS encoding ABC transporter ATP-binding protein — translation MIEISNLKKSFKDICVLHDINLRVDDGEFCVLLGASGSGKSTILKILSSLESFDSGSIKFDNSEFKNQIPSSKDRQIIMQHYSLMPWLNAEDNIKFALKCSGIKDKNKLENISKKYLSLVGLGNISKKYPHSLSGGQCQRVAIARALALDPQVLFLDEPFSALDPVVRANLQNELKDLTKNKQVIFVTHDIDEAILLGDKIVVLHNGKIIKEIKNPKFTPNTPKYFELKSVIYKLINGEVDNIEYMI, via the coding sequence ATGATAGAAATTAGTAATTTAAAAAAATCTTTTAAAGATATTTGCGTTCTTCATGATATAAATTTGCGTGTTGATGATGGTGAGTTTTGCGTTCTTTTAGGGGCTAGTGGAAGTGGCAAAAGCACAATTTTAAAGATATTAAGCTCACTTGAGAGTTTTGATAGTGGGAGTATTAAATTTGATAATTCTGAGTTTAAAAATCAAATCCCAAGCTCTAAAGATAGACAAATCATAATGCAACACTACTCGCTAATGCCGTGGCTAAACGCAGAAGACAATATCAAATTTGCTCTAAAATGCTCTGGGATAAAGGATAAAAATAAACTAGAAAATATATCTAAAAAGTATCTTAGCCTAGTTGGGTTGGGAAATATATCTAAAAAATATCCCCACTCACTAAGTGGCGGTCAATGCCAAAGAGTAGCTATAGCTAGGGCTTTAGCATTAGATCCGCAAGTGCTATTTTTAGATGAGCCATTTAGTGCTTTAGATCCAGTAGTTAGAGCAAATTTACAAAATGAGCTTAAGGATCTAACTAAAAACAAGCAAGTAATATTTGTAACTCACGATATAGATGAGGCTATACTTTTGGGTGATAAGATTGTCGTTTTACATAATGGCAAGATAATAAAAGAGATTAAAAATCCCAAATTTACCCCAAATACTCCAAAATATTTTGAGCTAAAATCAGTAATATACAAGCTAATAAACGGCGAAGTAGATAATATAGAATATATGATATAA
- a CDS encoding flagellin translates to MKINDYSNSMQNYYLNNAQNSANKALDNISANRAISGSDSANMVIANALLSNANAISQGVSNANDAIGVLQIADGALQNLTSGADRLNELSIRSTSLAMDSNARSAITSEAEALKTSMQDTLNSTSFNGNNIFGSTLNFQTGNSETRISLNAPNISSIDINSQDSIAAFRDSVNAMRTDIGSTQQGLLSNINSSITAANSARASESQLQNNDVVKNLSDLNRSNLQINSTTLAAAHNMSLLAQQVSSLLR, encoded by the coding sequence ATGAAGATAAATGACTACTCAAATAGTATGCAAAATTACTATCTAAATAACGCTCAAAATAGTGCAAATAAGGCTTTAGATAATATCTCTGCAAATCGTGCTATAAGCGGTAGTGATAGTGCTAATATGGTTATAGCAAATGCACTTTTAAGCAATGCAAATGCCATCTCTCAAGGCGTTAGCAATGCAAATGACGCAATTGGGGTATTACAGATTGCTGATGGTGCGTTGCAAAATTTAACAAGTGGTGCTGATAGATTAAACGAGCTTTCAATTCGCTCAACTAGTCTAGCAATGGATAGCAATGCAAGATCAGCCATCACAAGTGAGGCTGAAGCACTAAAAACCTCTATGCAAGATACCTTAAATTCAACTAGCTTTAATGGCAATAATATCTTTGGTTCAACTTTAAATTTTCAAACTGGAAACTCTGAGACTAGAATTTCATTAAACGCTCCAAATATCAGCTCAATCGATATTAATTCTCAAGATAGCATAGCTGCTTTTAGAGATAGTGTTAATGCTATGAGAACTGATATAGGAAGCACCCAGCAAGGTCTTTTGAGCAACATTAATTCTAGTATCACAGCGGCAAATTCAGCCAGAGCTAGTGAATCACAACTTCAAAACAATGATGTGGTAAAAAATTTAAGTGATTTAAATAGATCAAATTTACAAATCAATAGCACAACTTTAGCTGCTGCTCATAATATGAGCCTTTTAGCACAGCAAGTCTCATCACTTCTAAGATAA
- a CDS encoding ATP-grasp domain-containing protein: MDKSKIALAIGAGSESLIAIRYAKKLGLKVIAFDGDASALGLREADISYIVDISQPKLIISKLNSDGFIPNLILPTLIGRCLISIGALNDYYNLSGFSYDIADICTDKLKFAHALNSPKNWGGVSLNMRNLREINFSLFKPDLDLNEFKFPIIIKPRFGSGSRDTLVISTKNQLKNILKNEKFKQEDFLIEEFIDGVEYGIDAAVMDGKFNHILLREKLITPIPYRQAIAYISTDEIPSVSEYMQEIIDKLNIDSTLIHADIIITKDGKPFIIEIATRPSGHYLSKFIEITTGINPTKEWINHSLNLPYSLKPKFRKNTIIRYFDFEGDWIEADFALLKDSLGIIEYECNISSTLTKVVDGASIMSRGYAIIEANSKEQCLINAQELISNFKRKINE, translated from the coding sequence GTGGATAAAAGCAAAATCGCTTTAGCAATTGGAGCTGGTAGTGAGAGTTTAATAGCTATAAGATATGCCAAAAAACTTGGTCTAAAGGTCATAGCATTTGATGGAGATGCGTCTGCTTTGGGGCTTAGAGAAGCTGATATTTCCTATATAGTTGATATATCACAGCCAAAACTTATAATCTCTAAGCTAAATAGCGATGGATTTATCCCAAATTTAATCTTGCCAACGCTAATTGGTCGCTGTCTAATTAGCATTGGAGCGTTGAATGATTACTATAATTTAAGTGGCTTTAGCTACGATATAGCCGATATATGCACTGATAAACTCAAATTTGCTCACGCCCTTAACTCGCCTAAAAATTGGGGGGGGGTAAGCTTAAATATGAGAAATTTAAGAGAGATTAATTTCTCCCTATTTAAGCCTGATTTAGATCTAAATGAGTTTAAATTTCCCATTATTATAAAACCAAGATTTGGTAGCGGTAGTAGAGATACCTTGGTTATTTCTACAAAAAATCAACTTAAAAATATTTTAAAAAATGAGAAATTCAAACAAGAGGATTTTTTGATAGAGGAGTTTATAGATGGCGTAGAGTATGGTATCGACGCAGCCGTAATGGATGGTAAATTTAATCACATTTTACTAAGAGAAAAGCTCATAACGCCTATACCATATAGACAAGCTATAGCCTATATCAGCACAGATGAGATCCCTAGCGTAAGTGAGTATATGCAAGAGATTATAGATAAATTAAATATAGATAGTACCTTGATACACGCTGACATTATCATCACTAAAGATGGTAAGCCATTTATAATTGAGATAGCTACTCGTCCAAGCGGACACTATCTAAGCAAATTTATAGAGATTACAACTGGGATAAATCCTACTAAAGAGTGGATAAATCATAGCTTAAATCTACCATATAGCCTTAAACCAAAATTTAGGAAAAATACAATAATACGATATTTTGATTTTGAAGGGGATTGGATAGAGGCTGATTTTGCCTTGCTTAAAGATAGCTTAGGAATTATAGAGTATGAGTGTAATATCAGCTCTACTCTTACTAAGGTCGTAGATGGTGCTAGTATAATGAGTAGAGGCTATGCTATAATAGAAGCAAACTCAAAAGAGCAATGTCTAATAAACGCTCAAGAATTAATATCAAATTTTAAAAGGAAAATCAATGAATGA